accGTATTAGTTATTTAAATGTTCTTCATTCTACTTGTCTTCTACTACTAATGCCAAAGACCAAAGTAAGAACTGATCCTCATCTTGCACTTGAGGCAAATGGCTATGCGTGTTCTGCCTAATATTTTTGCATGTttgaattagttttttttagtatatttatttGACAAGTGCTAGTCTCAACAGAATTTTGTGATGTATAGTCATCAATTAATcattatcaatatttttaatggtgtgagatgaTATCTAATGTGTATgattactcatttttcttttaatgatTAAGTGTTGACCAGATTTCAATAAAAATGCTTGCCTCTAGActttctatatttattattttcatcctaaaaaaaatatcttttgaaTTATCATTAAGCAAAGAAATAATCTCATTAAGAacattaaaataaatagaaaattttaaattttaaaattatctctttatatatattctaaataTCTCTCAATCCGACAGAATAAAGACTAATCCGTTGTGGATCTAAGTTTCATCTAAAGATTTATCACTCACTAATAGATTGTTGCATGCACAAGACGATATTCAAACTCTCGACACTTATTTAAACGAATGAGTGAGCTGACTATTCGACTATCCCAAGTTGGTTGTGCCAATAATTATAACTAACAAATTTCACATTTCAGTGTACTTGGCGCATcaaatcaaacacaaaataaaaaaactaacaGTGCTAGGCAAAAAGGAAATAAGAGTATCCATTTGTTTATGTCCACACTATGGTTTGGCCAAGTAAACGAATCATGTTTCTTGCGTACTCAGACTTGGCAACACAAAACGTTAATGCTTCTTGTTGGTCGCAGTGGAATGTTTTTCCACATTGCCAAACCAAATATTATATGATTATATCCACCTGATGTACCTATTCGTACTAGTTAAGGAATGAATGATTCATAGAAAACAATGAGAGAAAAGGCAAGCATCTCAAAAGAATCTGAATTTTCACACTTCATCATAGTCCCATTTTTAATAATGTTATTATTATCACCAAAATTAACGGCTCCTCATAAATTATGTCTAATTCAACAACAAAATTTGGCTCTTTCTTTGTAAAATAGTCATAAACCAAAACACTGAAAGTGACGCGCAGCAGAAGGAAATAGACATATTGAATTACAATAATCCTTCGACTTGTACACTTCTCCATTCCAAATAGTTAAATACGGTAAttattctatatttaaatttttttagtaacaaataattgtttttataaaatataagcAACAATAATTAATTCGATTAGCGAACATAAGAAAtgacaaagaaaataaacacaaaatattaattaatgattTTTTAATCTATATACATAATCAAAGATGAGAATTTTAAAGTATTAAGATGTTTGAACgagagtttttttttaattgtctATGGTATTTTTTAGCCTatcaaactaaaaactaacttaTTATGGATcaaaattctatttaaaaatttagtaataCAAATATGTATATTAATAATTTAGCTAAATTTGACCTTTTTTATCattcaattattattatgtCTTTAACTCTTTATCTAAtcatatttctttatttttttcttgttgATATAAGACGGATTCTAGAATAATTGATATATAGGTTTTGTTATGTCTACTATGTTGttgatatataaaaaaaatatgtgcaATCTAGCTGTTACTTTAATTTGTTAAGTCTCTCAATTAAGtagtagaaataaaaaatattttataagagtaattttaaaaaaataatattataataattaatttcagttaatattataataaattgtaaaataaatctaatataaaataaaattttgttgaatttagatttagaatatttattttaattaaatttcaaataaaagtTTGAAAGGTTTTTTCATACTTAAATATTGGCTCCAATGTTGACTGCTTAAAGGTACCCCAAAGCTTATATAGTATGAAAAATTAtagataattaataatatttttgaataatatttgaataatgtgaattaatagaattaaaagaataaattgatcttaaatttaattaataacattAAATTATAGTATAATGTAATTAATAATGATTCATGTTGTTGTTCAAGATAGTAATTGTTTACTTAGCATTTCCATATAATATTGTTTAGAGAGAAGCCAAGGAAGTATATAACTGCATTGAGTTATTGACAGTTAAGACGCCGAATAGAACAAGTCATCATTGATCTTTTCACCCACCACTTGGCACATTCTTAAAACATAGCCGGCCCCTTCTGCATCCCCCAATCTCTAATAATACCCCCTTCAAACTTCACCTTCTTCACTTCCTTTCATTTTTCTCAACACTCTTCCAAGTAAGTAGAGATGGATAGATTAATAAGATTAGACCCCTCAAACATAGTCCCAATAAGAGTTGAACCAGGTCAAAAATGTCAAGGCAGGATCACCTTGAGAAACGTCATGTACACTATGCCAGTGGCTTTCAGGCTTCAGCCACTCATTAGGACTCGTTACGCCGTCAAGCCACAAACCGGTGTCATATCACCGTTAGGCACCGTAACTGTTGACATTTTCTACTACCTTCCTCCGGGTTCCAATCTTCCACATTCTTTCCCTCACACAGATGATTCCTTCCTTCTCCACAGCGTCGTCGTCCCCGGCGCAACCATCAAAGAACCTTCCTCCATGTACGACGCTGTTCCCACTGACTGGTTCACCACCAAGAAGAAGCAAGTCTTTGTAGACAGTGGAATCAATATCATGTTCGTTGGGTCTCAGATCCTGGCTCAGCTTGTTTCCGATGGTTCAATGGACGAAATCAGAGAGGTACTAGAAAAAAGTGACCCCTCATGGAAGCCTGTGGATTCCGTTGATTCACAAGGACAATCGTTGCTTCACCTCACGATTTCGCAAAGGCGAGCTGATCTTGTTCAGCTGCTTCTTGAATTCGAGCCCGACATAGAAGCTTCGAATCGTTCTGGGTCGACCCCACTCGAGGCGGCGTCCTCTTCGGGCGAGGCCTTGATTGTAGAGCTTCTACTGGCCCACAAGGCCAACCCAGAACGATCCGAATCATCTGTGTTCGGACCGATTCATTACGCAGCTAGAGCGGGACACGTGGAGGTTCTAAGGCTCCTCCTTCTCAAAGGTGCGAAGGTGGACGCACTCACAAGAGATGGCAACACGGCGTTACATCTCGCCGTGGAAGAGCGAAGAAGGGATTGCGCTAGGCTCCTTCTGGCAAACGGCGCAAGAACGGACGTTAGAAACACGCGGGAAGGTGACACTCCTTTGCACATGGCAGCATCAACCGGTGACGATCACATGGTGAAGCTCTTGCTGCAAAAAGGCGCGAACAAAGACGTGAGAAATCTACAGGGCAAGACCGCGTATGACGTGGCAGCCGAGAACGGACACGCGCGTCTCTTCGACGCGCTTCGGTTGGGTGATAACTTGTGCGTTGCCGCGAGAAAAGGCGAGGTTAGAACAATCCAGAAGCTTCTAGAAAGTGGCGCATCGATCAATGGAAGAGATCAACACGGATGGACAGCACTTCACAGAGCATCGTTTAAAGGGAGAATGGATGCGGTTCGTGTTTTGGTGGAAAAAGGGATCGATGTTGATGCGAAGGACGAAGACGGTTACACTGCGTTGCATTGCGCTGCTGAGTCGGGTCATGCTGACGTCACGGAGTTTCTGGTGAAGAAAGGTGCTGACGTGGAAGGAAGAACCAGCAAAGGTGTAACTGCTCTGCAAATAGCGGAGTCGTTACACTATGTAGGGATCACAAGGATTCTTGTTAATGGAGGCGCTACGAGAGATAACAATTTGAATCAGATAGCAGCGCCTGCTGTAATTCCTTTTGGGAAAAACATGGAAGATGGAAgtttgatgatgaagaagaaaaagatctCTAGGAGCAGAGTGGTACGgggtaataataataactttgATCGTTCTTCAACGCCTTTGGCTGTGCTCTAATTAAACTCTAAAGCTAGCTAGCTATAGCTATAAGCTCGTTTTGAAATTGATTATAACGAGAAGAATTATTATTGGAGATGATTTGAGGCTTTTGGCTGGTGTAATTCTTAAGTTGTTGAATGGGAACTGTAGATTTGTTAAGAATGTTGTTTCTGATGTTAATTGTTTTTCATACTTGTTCCTTGTGAGAAGAAGCTTTTCGAGGTGAGGTCGGCTACCAGCTCCACTCGTGATTCGGAAGTATTCTCTTTGGGACTTGGAAACCTCGGCGTGGAACCTGCAAAAAGGACTCCGACGCCCAAGTTAGCACTCAATAACGCAAATACTAACAAGAGAGAATAAAGTGAGAGATAAGCAGGATTTTGTCGTGGTGTATTGCTTTCTTAGCAATTATGTGCGTGGTGTAGCTTACCCTAGACGAGGTTATCTCGTCTGTTTAAATAGATTGAGTAGCAGTGGATGTTTGATTAACGTTCCGACTTTTTGGGTTTGTTATCGAGGATCAACGTCAGTTAAGTGCGAGATTCTTGGTGCGCATGATGAGGTTGACTTGTTTTCAGGTGTGAGATTGTTAGCCGAGGATATCGGTGAGGTACAATACTTTTGAGAAGATTTTTGCATTCGGAGCTTGCACGATCCATTATTCGTCTACAATGGCATAGGTATCAAACATTGATGTTAATATTGCAAAAAATCAAGAAGCTATCTGGAGCTCTGGATAGTGATATCGTATGTTGCATTCTCTTATTCTGTTAAGAACTTGTTAATAATTATAAGAAATAGTTAGTTTGTTATTTACTTACTATCaagtaaacaaaaatattatttatactttaaaatcaaaatcagttattaaaattagtttatatatttatacatgtgtaatttaacttattttaaaatatattttatattttattttatattttatattgatgattattttttttggcTGCTTTTAGTTTACTACGTGTATGGTggttgttttgttttgtttttctctaaaattagtaggttatatttcattaattattaaaaaattaaatacaaaaatgtCTAAAAGCAGGACAACATAATAAAAGGTGGAAATTTTCCAAAAACACTACACTAAATGTATTCATCCAACGGTATGTGATCGAAAAACGAAGAAAAAtcttaaagaaaaaagaatgataaatcaaattgaatgcaactaaGAGTTTGCCTCGTGGAGATGATGACCTAAACTAGGAGTTCTTTGGATTTCACATAGCAACTTGACAGAGCTTGCTAGAATAGCAGACGTCATTGAAGTAAAACCTTAAAAAATCAACTGGTTGTGAGCTTTCCAGCAGTTCCAGTAAATGATGACAAGCAATTGAGAATTACTGTCAGCATTCTTCAACGGGTTAAGCATCTCTATTGATACAGTCCACCATGTCCAAAAGTCGTTAGGACTCTGAGGGGGGAAGACAGTCACGAAAATAACTTTAGGACTATACATCTTTAATTATAGAGCAATTGATCAAACAATGAGTAACTGTTTCTGTTGATTCATGACAGCAGAAGCATATTGGTGATATAGATGGAATGCGGTGACGAATCTGAGTAAGCACCGGAAGCCGGCCATGGAGAGCTTTTCAGATAAATAGCTTAATTTTGTAAAGCAAGTTCAACTTCCATAGATCAATCCACGGCTTTTTCTGCTGCATATAATTATGGCAAAACTCCAGAGGTGGATGGTAAAATAAATAGCCAATTCTTTAATCTGAAACTGTATCATATTGCTTGGATTTGTTTAAATTCTATTGCAATTTGTCCATACTCTGTTGAATTTTAACTGACAAAATCCTGTTTGCAATGTcttgaaaaaataattcttgaatgaGATTCTGATTCTAATTCCTATCTTCATTAATTAGATCTTTAACTCTTGGAACCAACTCAGAAATAGCCTGTCTATTTGGCatgttataaattattaaaatacgGAGGAGGCAGTTAAGGATCCTCAAAGGTTTGGATATTCTCTCCAGTACCCACAGTTCAATTAAGACATTTTTCAACAATCTTTCGGATCTTCCAGTATGCTCCTCCATCCCCAAAAAGGTAAGACTCCAATTTCTGCCGTTATAGAATTACCATTGCTAAAGTATTTACCTCTTAGGATTTTGGATAATAGGGGAGTAGGCTGTGTTACGAGTCGCCAAAACTGTTTGCCTAAAAGCGCCAGATTTTAGATTTTGAGATCTTTAAATCCAAGGCCTCCTTCTCTTCGTGGGCGAGTCATAGTGTCCCAGTTAATCCATGCCACTCACCTTTCAGAACCTTTTTGTCCCCACCAGAACTGAGAAAGTAGAGAGTGAATTTCCAAAATTAAACCATCAGGCAACTTGAAGCAAGACAATGTATAAATAGGAATAACTTTTCCCACTGCTTTAAGCAATATGTATCTACCACTTGACGATAGAAGATTGCGCTTCCACCCTTGGATTCTTTTATGAACCTTTTCTTTGATCATACTAAAAGAAATCTTTTTCTATTTAGAGACTGTAGAACGCAAACCAAGATATTTATCTTGAGTCCCAATATGATTAATATTCATAGAGTTAGCCAGTAGTGTGCGAGTAGTGGAGGGAGTGTTATAACTAAAGAATACAGTAGATTTATTAAGATTTATTCTCTGGCtattgatatttttataagAGATCAATAAATACAGGATATTTAAACATGTTTCAGGATTAATCTTATAGAATAAGATGGATTCATCAGTAAAAAAAAGATGGTTGACCTTGAGACATCACTTATATATCTGAAGACcttgaattaatttattttgttctgcaaataataattataaaaacagAGACATTGTTTTTAAAGAAATGTAAAATAGAGATGAtagttacaagaatttgattccAATATGCGTCTTAATACGATACTATATAGTAGAttatgttacggtgggtaaccggagatggATTGAATGGATAGCGCTAGTTAGCCCAATCGCCTAAGGATGGTAGCCTCCGAGCTGGTTTGCACGCTGGAGCCTCCTTCCGACGTGTGTgcgtgagtgaatggggggtggtacctgcaaagacactccgatgcctaagttagcaagggtgtgagcaggtctagagagtattgggcttagagatacctgaggagtgtcagtgtacttatagtggtgagccaataaccaccgttggagtagtgccgtatctttaggatattaaccgtcccattatcttagggaggttaagatatggctttatgaagcggttagaggaattttaggggcggttactcatttgaatgagtgcctatctgccagctaatctcttgttcgacttctttagagcaagTCGTAGTAAACACCGACTTCTCGCGGGAAGGTCGGTGCTTAGGTTGGCTTAATTTATTGGATTAGGCCTTTtagttggacctgggcccttaacattgggccggggtatgaacagtgtccctacttgagcccaagatctttttaaggcttgggttcaagtatttaactcgggttcgtagccgactttcacgggttttgaaaccgacgtgattttcgcgaccttttgtttctgacagttacgtcaattcaagcgtcatGTCCGTTGGGGAAGcatttagggattgagggctttggtaacggtgcaacctcattaatgactgctccgcttttaccattatgccccttagcatgtttataaatactttccctctctttccattttccgtttctgcaatctttcaaacttcttctttctttgtacGTGTCGTGTTTACTCGTACTACATTCTTGTGCTCCGGAGACTTTTGCTTCTTCCTATCTTCATTCAAAGAGAGGTTagtttctttctccttttttgcaCTTTTCATATGACTTCGCTTTGTAGAGAAATAGGCTTGTAGACTTGCGACTGGTTCTTTTTCCTCCTCTTTTAGGGACCTTcgttttttgattttttctttcccttttctttttttttcctttgtaggtTTCTTCGTTTTTCTTAGAGAAAGAAAATGGCCTCCGTATATTGGGTTGACGTTACTGTTCTGGGGGAGGAGCCGTTGGTAGATGCGGAGTTTATTACTCACCTTCGCACCCACCATCGGCTCTGTACTTCGGATGAGGATGAGCCTAAATATGAGTTACTTATTCCTGGTTCAGAGGACCGAGTCTGTCATGGGAGAGCCAACGAAACGGTTCCCCCTTTcttctttatgtatgagtgcatgatcacccgtctgggcgtctttctgccctattcagattttgagatgtCGGTTTTGCAGCATTGTCGGGTTGCAcctacccaacttcaccccaactcctggggtttcttgaaaatttaccaatttattAGCCATGCTCTGGATTTCCCGACTTCTCTGAAAATCTTTTTCCATCTTTTTCATATGACCAAGCCTTTTAGTGGGTTGAATAATAAACAACAATGGGTTTCCTttcgagccatacaaggtcggaggatttttaccctttttgatgaatcatttcatgactttaaaaatttctttttcaaagtgcaagctgtagagggtcatcaccccttttttctggatgataaTTCTTTTCCTCGCTTTCCTTTATACTGGCTGGAGGCCTCCCCTTGTGAGAAATATGGTCTGGATGACCTGGATGAGGTAGAGGCTGCTGTCgtggggttcctccgagaagtCTGGGGGAGGGCCCCCTATTTGGATACTAAAAAATTTCTCCAAGGGTCTCCGACCTTTGTTCAATCACAGCTAGGTAGTTTTTTCTGATCTGCTAAGTTTCCGACTTGTTAACTGATCATTCCGACTTGTAAGATTCTTTAactgttgtttttctttttccagAAATGGCAAAGACAAACGTTCAAGAATCTTTTCAGAGGGTCCAGGAGGCTAAAGCTAAATCTTGCGCTCGGTCTGGTGGCGCCAGggttatctctcctcctcctccccctCGCAACATTGGGACTTCTTCCAAGCCTattgtaatttcttcttcagctcCCCCTCAGCCGCTCCCCGTCGTCCGACCTTCCCCCGATccgaagaagcgcaagactttagagtctggtGCTTCTGAGGCTAGGGCGGATGCCCTTGAGTTTGTCCGGAAGAATATCTATCCCCATGTTCGTATAGGCATGGATGATATGTCTGTTCGGGGTCACCTTACCACTATGGTCGAGGAAAGTCTCAAGGCGGCGGGGGTATGTGGTAAGCTcttggatatttttgagaagGCTCCCCTCAGCTCTTTAGGGACGACCTCGAAGGTCGAGGAGCTGGAGGGGAGGCTTCGCTCATATCAGGAGCATGAGggagaattgaagaaagaaATTGCCAAGCTGAGGGAGGAGAGAGATACCTTTCGGGAGAAGGGGAAGGCTTTGCAGGCCCAGTACAACATGGAGGTGGAGCTGAGAAAAACGGCGCAGGCCAGTTATCAAAGCTTATTCAAGGAccttgtgtctgtgaagaacGATCTGTTGAACTCTCGGAAGGCATACGATGAGTTGGAGGACTCAATTGCTgatggcgccgaggagtcttggaggattTTCTTGGAGCAAGTCAGGGTcattgctcccgacttggatctttctccctTACATCCTGACAAGGTCGTTATTGATGGTGCCATCGTTGATCCTCCTGCCCCTGTAGTTATTTCCGAGTCGGAATTGAAGACTCGtgggcagaggattattgagtccccTCCACGATCTAAAGACGCTCCGAGTTCTTCAGATGTTCTTCCGATCCCTTCATCTCCCATGGATGCTTCTGGTGCTCCTCCCGATTCTGGTAGTGGTGACCCGTCTGCCTTGAAAAAATGATCTTTGGCTATTTTGGAGGTCCGGCCTGTGGGCCCCCCattttttaaactctttatttatgtttgttCTTGGTTGTGTAGTCTGAACAAtttcttttggccttttaaggccgttaacaaaatatt
This sequence is a window from Arachis stenosperma cultivar V10309 chromosome 10, arast.V10309.gnm1.PFL2, whole genome shotgun sequence. Protein-coding genes within it:
- the LOC130956071 gene encoding protein VAPYRIN-like, with amino-acid sequence MDRLIRLDPSNIVPIRVEPGQKCQGRITLRNVMYTMPVAFRLQPLIRTRYAVKPQTGVISPLGTVTVDIFYYLPPGSNLPHSFPHTDDSFLLHSVVVPGATIKEPSSMYDAVPTDWFTTKKKQVFVDSGINIMFVGSQILAQLVSDGSMDEIREVLEKSDPSWKPVDSVDSQGQSLLHLTISQRRADLVQLLLEFEPDIEASNRSGSTPLEAASSSGEALIVELLLAHKANPERSESSVFGPIHYAARAGHVEVLRLLLLKGAKVDALTRDGNTALHLAVEERRRDCARLLLANGARTDVRNTREGDTPLHMAASTGDDHMVKLLLQKGANKDVRNLQGKTAYDVAAENGHARLFDALRLGDNLCVAARKGEVRTIQKLLESGASINGRDQHGWTALHRASFKGRMDAVRVLVEKGIDVDAKDEDGYTALHCAAESGHADVTEFLVKKGADVEGRTSKGVTALQIAESLHYVGITRILVNGGATRDNNLNQIAAPAVIPFGKNMEDGSLMMKKKKISRSRVVRGNNNNFDRSSTPLAVL